From the Flavobacteriales bacterium genome, one window contains:
- a CDS encoding T9SS type A sorting domain-containing protein — translation MKKLLLLFSALFLSHTMYAQCGPGQSEVLIHITPDNYPNEISWKLTDQSNVVIAQGTYIGDTLCIPTSQCVTFTMYDSFGDGICCGYGNGSYSVTLDGILVASGGQYATQDATSFNCAPGTTCGDAIVVDTLSYTAPGNDYWYSFTPPVSGMYLISTCVPTNTCDTKIWVYDHCNNLVWNNTNQGTIYYDDNAGNCGINAQLAQVSAALDPSQTYYIRIGSNNALCGGPIDFFIDYVGPITGCTDPTACNYNPLATVSDGSCLYWPDVNCPAGPDLSVVQSELESSMYWDQVIATNCWVQESCLRGYGTRDIIRFTTHIKNEGAMDYFIGNPTNQPNQFTNTNCHGHWHYEGYAEYVLYKTTGQTVPIGFKNGFCVLDLECSGGGTAQYGCGNMGISHGCGDIYSAGLDCQWIDITDVTPGDYILAVKVNWDQSPDALGRVETDFTNNWAQVCINIYIDAFGHKNFTIDTQCDPYTDCAGVPYGNTQIDCNGVCGGSALMGDLNVDNQQTTNDSQLYVDGILNNTLTAQTCNDLNADGHLSVFDAALMTNCDNHATNYNGLCFFPHGVLNTNQNVYLMIDNVDYTNGYVDISILNPDSKLKAFEFDMSGLTILDVLPLYNTTDFPHNPQFIVGGNKIIGHSTIDSTIPKNVTPVPFVRVYYQTLTGDPICIANIVDMVNSSYEKVPATAIGNCVVGVEEQSFDANNYMLVWPNPANGLINIELKASDHTNGTISITNTLGEVVMTIPASSGNNRYKVDVSGQPNGVYFINYTSEGSTLIKKIVISK, via the coding sequence ATGAAAAAACTGTTACTCTTATTTAGTGCTCTTTTCCTCAGCCATACGATGTATGCGCAATGCGGACCCGGACAATCAGAGGTTCTGATTCATATTACTCCGGATAACTATCCCAACGAAATTAGCTGGAAACTTACCGACCAATCGAATGTGGTCATTGCCCAGGGAACCTACATTGGCGACACCTTGTGTATTCCAACTTCACAATGTGTCACTTTTACCATGTACGACAGCTTCGGCGACGGTATTTGTTGTGGATATGGTAATGGTTCTTATTCGGTAACATTAGATGGAATTTTAGTTGCATCCGGTGGACAATATGCAACACAAGATGCTACTTCATTTAACTGCGCACCAGGTACAACGTGTGGCGATGCCATTGTAGTGGATACGCTTTCTTATACTGCACCGGGTAATGACTATTGGTATTCATTTACACCTCCCGTTTCAGGAATGTATTTGATTTCGACCTGCGTGCCTACCAATACATGCGACACTAAAATTTGGGTGTACGATCATTGCAATAACCTGGTATGGAACAATACCAATCAGGGTACTATTTATTACGACGACAATGCAGGTAACTGCGGCATCAATGCGCAATTAGCACAAGTTTCTGCAGCATTAGATCCTTCGCAAACCTATTACATCCGTATCGGTTCGAATAATGCATTGTGCGGCGGACCGATCGATTTCTTTATCGATTACGTGGGTCCGATAACAGGATGTACTGATCCTACAGCTTGTAATTACAATCCACTTGCAACAGTATCGGATGGATCTTGTTTATATTGGCCTGATGTAAACTGTCCTGCCGGTCCCGACTTATCCGTAGTACAATCTGAACTTGAAAGTTCCATGTATTGGGATCAGGTTATTGCCACCAATTGCTGGGTGCAGGAAAGTTGTTTAAGAGGCTACGGCACGCGTGATATCATTCGTTTTACAACCCACATTAAAAACGAAGGGGCAATGGATTATTTTATTGGTAATCCAACCAATCAACCCAACCAATTTACCAACACCAATTGTCACGGTCACTGGCACTATGAAGGATACGCAGAGTATGTGCTCTATAAAACTACGGGACAAACAGTTCCTATTGGATTTAAAAACGGTTTTTGCGTTCTCGATCTCGAATGTTCAGGTGGAGGAACTGCACAATACGGATGCGGTAACATGGGTATCTCACACGGTTGCGGAGATATTTACAGCGCAGGATTAGATTGTCAGTGGATTGATATTACCGATGTAACACCGGGTGATTATATTCTTGCTGTAAAAGTAAACTGGGACCAATCTCCCGATGCTTTGGGTCGTGTTGAAACAGATTTCACCAATAACTGGGCTCAGGTTTGTATTAACATTTACATCGATGCATTCGGACACAAAAATTTCACCATCGATACACAATGTGATCCTTATACAGATTGTGCCGGTGTTCCTTATGGAAATACACAAATTGACTGTAACGGCGTTTGTGGCGGATCTGCCTTAATGGGAGATTTAAATGTGGACAACCAACAAACAACTAACGACTCTCAATTGTACGTAGATGGTATTTTAAACAACACACTTACAGCCCAAACCTGTAACGACTTAAATGCTGATGGTCACCTCTCCGTTTTCGATGCAGCTTTAATGACCAATTGCGATAATCATGCAACCAACTACAACGGATTATGTTTCTTCCCGCATGGCGTTTTAAATACCAATCAGAATGTTTATTTAATGATTGACAATGTAGATTATACCAATGGTTATGTCGATATCTCCATCTTAAATCCGGATTCGAAATTAAAAGCTTTCGAATTCGATATGAGTGGTCTTACTATTTTGGATGTACTTCCATTGTACAACACCACCGATTTCCCACACAATCCACAATTCATCGTTGGCGGAAATAAAATTATCGGTCACTCCACCATCGACTCCACCATTCCGAAAAACGTTACTCCGGTTCCCTTTGTAAGAGTTTATTACCAAACCTTAACCGGTGATCCGATTTGTATTGCAAACATTGTGGACATGGTGAATTCCTCCTATGAAAAAGTTCCTGCAACTGCAATAGGAAATTGTGTTGTGGGTGTAGAAGAACAATCGTTTGATGCCAACAATTACATGCTGGTATGGCCAAATCCTGCCAACGGATTAATTAACATCGAGCTCAAAGCTTCCGATCATACCAACGGCACTATTTCCATCACCAACACATTGGGAGAAGTGGTCATGACTATTCCAGCCTCTTCAGGAAACAATCGTTATAAAGTGGATGTAAGCGGACAACCTAACGGGGTGTACTTTATCAATTACACTTCAGAGGGAAGTACTTTAATTAAAAAGATTGTAATCAGTAAATAA
- a CDS encoding HU family DNA-binding protein, producing MNKAEIIDAIAAESGLSKADAKRALDGFVSATTKALKKGDRVALVGFGSFAISKRAARKGRNPKTGEEIKIAKKNVVKFKAGAELSEKVN from the coding sequence ATGAACAAAGCAGAAATCATCGATGCTATCGCAGCAGAGTCTGGTCTTTCAAAGGCTGATGCAAAACGTGCTCTCGACGGATTCGTTAGCGCTACTACTAAAGCTCTTAAAAAAGGTGACCGTGTTGCTCTTGTAGGCTTCGGTTCTTTCGCAATCTCTAAGCGTGCTGCACGTAAAGGTCGTAATCCAAAAACCGGAGAAGAAATTAAAATCGCGAAGAAAAACGTGGTAAAATTCAAAGCAGGTGCTGAACTTTCTGAGAAAGTAAACTAA